In a single window of the Nocardioides sp. L-11A genome:
- a CDS encoding thiolase family protein, producing MSKVVVSGVGMSPFGKFLDRSMKDLGKVAVDAALADADIAVKDVQAMFFSNALAGLITGQECIRGEVVGYPMGLAGIPIHNVENACASGGNALHLAWMAVASGMYDTVLALGVEKANHEDRQRTFSAYAAGMDVEQGFATGDGAGQERSPFVDRQARLAATLFEERGVTMEGLARVTSRSLESARLNPFAHRRFGGSPEDVLNARVVVEPLTVLMSSPVSDGAAAVVVTSRPEAVASARSIDILGSRMATRPPADQPDAPNAVEASAHAAYEQAGLGPSDMDLAEVHDASVAYELMAWTDVGLCAPGDEQRWAMEGVTEAGGAMPVNRSGGLVGRGHALGASGLAQIHDVVQQLRGEAGDLQLEDPRRAVVQIGGGVVDWLTAASSVHILAKD from the coding sequence ATGAGCAAGGTCGTCGTCAGCGGTGTCGGAATGAGCCCGTTCGGGAAGTTCCTGGACCGGTCGATGAAGGACCTCGGCAAGGTCGCGGTCGACGCGGCCCTGGCCGACGCCGACATCGCGGTCAAGGACGTCCAGGCGATGTTCTTCTCCAACGCGCTGGCCGGTCTGATCACCGGCCAGGAGTGCATCCGCGGTGAGGTCGTCGGCTACCCGATGGGCCTGGCCGGGATCCCGATCCACAACGTCGAGAACGCCTGCGCGTCCGGCGGCAACGCGCTGCACCTCGCCTGGATGGCCGTCGCGTCGGGGATGTACGACACCGTGCTCGCCCTCGGCGTCGAGAAGGCCAACCACGAGGACCGGCAGCGCACCTTCAGCGCCTACGCCGCGGGCATGGACGTCGAGCAGGGCTTCGCGACCGGCGACGGCGCCGGCCAGGAGCGCAGCCCGTTCGTCGACCGCCAGGCACGGCTCGCGGCCACCCTCTTCGAGGAGCGGGGCGTGACGATGGAGGGCCTGGCCCGGGTCACGTCGCGGTCGCTGGAGAGCGCCCGGCTCAACCCCTTCGCGCACCGCCGATTCGGCGGCTCGCCCGAGGACGTCCTCAACGCCCGCGTCGTGGTCGAGCCGCTGACCGTGCTGATGAGCTCCCCGGTCAGCGACGGCGCCGCCGCGGTCGTGGTCACCAGCCGGCCCGAGGCGGTCGCCTCGGCCCGGTCGATCGACATCCTCGGCTCCCGGATGGCCACCCGGCCGCCGGCCGACCAGCCCGACGCGCCCAACGCGGTCGAGGCGTCGGCGCACGCGGCGTACGAGCAGGCCGGACTCGGCCCCTCCGACATGGACCTCGCCGAGGTGCACGACGCGTCGGTCGCCTACGAGCTGATGGCCTGGACCGACGTCGGGCTCTGCGCGCCCGGCGACGAGCAGCGCTGGGCGATGGAGGGCGTGACGGAGGCGGGCGGCGCGATGCCGGTCAACCGCTCCGGGGGCCTGGTCGGGCGGGGCCATGCGCTCGGCGCCAGCGGGCTCGCCCAGATCCACGACGTCGTCCAGCAGCTCCGGGGCGAGGCGGGCGACCTCCAGCTGGAGGACCCGCGCCGCGCGGTGGTCCAGATCGGCGGCGGCGTCGTCGACTGGCTGACCGCCGCGTCGAGCGTGCACATCCTGGCGAAGGACTGA
- a CDS encoding SDR family NAD(P)-dependent oxidoreductase, with the protein MTGGEGRLQGRIAYVLGGGSDGPARPGEALPMGNGRAIALRLAAEGATVVVGDKVLDRAEATVAHLGGPGLAVEVDAADPDSCRAAVAAAVDHGAGRLDVVVCNVGLSGREPLKVQSLEDWDLASDVNVRSHWLTAQAALGPMLAQGSGAFAFVGSTAGVYSSRRSLSYEATKAAQLAVMRHVAVRYADRGIRSNAVVLGNIDSALVRREFGDAPGAARAAVVPMGREGRPEEAAGAVAFLVSDDAGYVTGQSLLVDGGVSAAWPVPPVVS; encoded by the coding sequence ATGACCGGCGGAGAGGGTCGCCTGCAGGGCCGGATCGCCTATGTCCTGGGCGGTGGGAGCGACGGCCCGGCCCGGCCGGGCGAGGCCCTGCCGATGGGCAACGGGCGGGCCATCGCGCTGCGCCTGGCGGCCGAGGGTGCCACGGTCGTCGTCGGCGACAAGGTGCTCGACCGGGCCGAGGCGACCGTCGCGCACCTCGGCGGCCCGGGGCTCGCGGTCGAGGTCGACGCCGCCGACCCCGACTCCTGCCGGGCCGCCGTGGCGGCCGCGGTCGACCACGGCGCCGGCCGGCTCGACGTCGTCGTCTGCAATGTCGGACTGTCGGGCCGGGAGCCGCTGAAGGTGCAGAGCCTCGAGGACTGGGACCTCGCCTCCGACGTCAACGTCCGCTCCCACTGGCTGACCGCGCAGGCCGCACTCGGCCCGATGCTCGCCCAGGGCTCCGGGGCGTTCGCCTTCGTCGGGTCCACCGCCGGCGTCTACAGCAGCCGGCGCTCGCTCTCCTACGAGGCCACCAAGGCCGCCCAGCTCGCCGTCATGCGCCACGTCGCCGTCCGGTACGCCGACCGCGGGATCCGCTCCAACGCCGTCGTGCTCGGCAATATCGACTCCGCGCTGGTGCGCCGCGAGTTCGGCGACGCCCCGGGCGCGGCCCGCGCGGCCGTCGTACCGATGGGGCGTGAGGGCCGTCCCGAGGAGGCGGCGGGCGCCGTCGCCTTCCTGGTGAGTGACGACGCCGGCTATGTGACCGGCCAGAGCCTTCTCGTGGACGGCGGCGTGAGCGCGGCCTGGCCCGTCCCCCCAGTCGTGTCGTGA
- a CDS encoding acyl-CoA dehydrogenase family protein yields the protein MRELRDPEHELIAKAIRERIAGFDDDYWSACDRDHRFPWEFFDALAKDGWVGLAIPEEYGGGGRGVTEAAILLREVAASGAAMNGCTALHMNVFGLQPVIKYGNDRLKETFLPAAAAGDLHVAFAVTEPDAGTDTSRIKTRAVRDGDGWRISGQKIWTSKALESSMALMLARTAPAPDTEAGRFDGLSLFLIDLDPDHVDIRPIPKAGRNAVATCETFYDDLPVEGWRLVGEEGKGFKHILAGLNPERILIAAEATGIGHAALRRATEYAKVRRVFDRPIGSNQALSHPLADSYARLEAAWELTMVAAGRYDAGLSCGAEANMAKYLAADAGYDAADRAVQTHGGLGYAEEYHVERYWREARIMKLAPISQEMSLNFIAQQVLGLPRSY from the coding sequence ATGCGTGAGCTGCGCGACCCCGAGCACGAGCTGATCGCGAAGGCGATCCGCGAGCGCATCGCCGGATTCGACGACGACTACTGGTCGGCCTGCGACCGCGACCACCGGTTCCCCTGGGAGTTCTTCGACGCACTGGCGAAGGACGGCTGGGTGGGCCTCGCCATCCCCGAGGAGTACGGCGGCGGCGGCCGCGGCGTCACGGAGGCAGCGATCCTGCTCCGCGAGGTCGCGGCCTCCGGGGCGGCGATGAACGGCTGCACCGCGCTGCACATGAACGTCTTCGGGCTCCAGCCGGTGATCAAGTACGGCAACGACCGCCTCAAGGAGACCTTCCTCCCCGCGGCGGCCGCGGGCGACCTGCACGTCGCCTTCGCCGTCACCGAGCCGGACGCCGGCACCGACACCTCCCGGATCAAGACCCGCGCCGTCCGCGACGGCGACGGCTGGCGGATCAGCGGTCAGAAGATCTGGACGAGCAAGGCCCTGGAGTCCTCGATGGCGCTGATGCTGGCGCGCACCGCCCCGGCCCCCGACACCGAGGCCGGCCGCTTCGACGGGCTCAGCCTGTTCCTGATCGACCTCGACCCCGATCACGTCGACATCCGCCCCATCCCCAAGGCCGGCCGCAACGCGGTCGCCACCTGCGAGACGTTCTACGACGACCTCCCCGTCGAGGGCTGGCGACTCGTCGGCGAGGAGGGCAAGGGCTTCAAGCACATCCTGGCCGGCCTCAACCCCGAACGGATCCTGATCGCCGCGGAGGCCACCGGCATCGGTCACGCCGCGCTGCGCCGGGCGACCGAGTACGCCAAGGTGCGCCGCGTCTTCGACCGCCCGATCGGCAGCAACCAGGCGCTCAGCCACCCGCTGGCCGACTCCTACGCGCGCTTGGAGGCCGCCTGGGAGCTGACCATGGTCGCCGCCGGTCGGTACGACGCCGGCCTGTCCTGCGGCGCCGAGGCGAACATGGCGAAGTACCTCGCCGCGGACGCGGGCTACGACGCCGCCGACCGCGCGGTGCAGACCCACGGCGGCCTCGGCTACGCCGAGGAGTACCACGTGGAGCGCTACTGGCGCGAGGCCCGGATCATGAAGCTGGCGCCGATCAGCCAGGAGATGTCCCTCAACTTCATCGCCCAGCAGGTGCTGGGCCTCCCGCGGAGCTACTGA